TCCTTTCCATTACTACGACAATGATGACACTGATGACAAAGACGACTGATCAGCTACCGTATAAATGCTATCTGATTCACACTGCCATTAATAGgaaaagtttgtattttttccAATGAGCCAATTCAATGTGTAAAGACCGTATGTTTATACATGAATCCAATGGAAAAATAAGTAAGACATCAAaatcatatactatatattatacactATAACATGGACGAAAATTAAACTTTGACCTAATAGAACAAGACGTGTTACTCAATCCACAACTGTGAGACGGAGACGGAGAAATTTTACCCTTGCAGAGAGGAAATTTGGGACCACATTATGGTATATACCAAACCGGGTCTGCTGAGAAAACCCTAATAATTTTGGACTGGTTTATACAAACTTTTTTTATACAAACTTATGTGTCCTAACCAATGAGATACATCCACGTGTAATCGTAACTGTGTTCGCCTCcaataataataacaaagacCGACGGGCGACGACGAAGGAGAAGGAAAGAGATTCTGATTCTTATCTTTCTAAAAAATGTTTCTCCGGTCGCAGAAGCTATGGACGGTGGTGGCCTTCATGATCCTAGTGATTTCATCGCGTGTAGCACACTCGCTGCACTTCGATCTGCACTCTGGTCGGACAAAGTGCATCGCGGAAGACATCAAGAGCAATTCGATGACTGTCGGAAAGTACAGCGTCGATAACCCTCACGAAGGCCACGATTTGCCTCAATCTCACAAGATCTCCGTCAAGGTAATAACGCCCCGATCCATCCGTCTGAATCTTATTTTCTTGGATTTCGAGATCTGAGATAATACGTTTTccggattaaaaaaaaaaggtgacgTCAAGCAACGGGAACGCGTACCATCACGCGGATCAAGTGGCGACTGGGCAGTTCGCGTTCTCGGCAGTGGAAGCAGGGGACTACATGGCGTGTTTCTCCGCCGTTGATCATAAGCCTGAGGTGACTCTTAGCATTGATTTTGAGTGGAGGACGGGTGTTCAATCCAAGAGCTGGGCTACTGTTGCCAAGAAGAGCCAAGTCGAAGTAAGCGCtcaatttttaattaagttttgaGAGTCTTGTAATAATTGTGTTTAAGGCATGTATGTTTGATGTTCTTACACATTTGTGTGGGCAGACCATGGAGTTTGACGTGAAGAGCCTACTTGATACTGTCAACTCGATTCATGAAGAGATGTTTTACCTTAGAGAAAGGTAAAAGACTTGTACTATTATCATTCTCAGTTGTTTGACTATATGGTATCAGGATGTAACTTTGAGTTGGTGTTCTCCTCCTCAGGGAAGAGCAAATGCAAGATTTGAACCGGTCTACAAACACTAAAATGGCATGGTTGAGTTTACTCTCTTTGTTCGTCTGCATAGGAGTGGCAGCAATGCAGTATGTACACTTGAAGACTTTTTtcgagaagaagaaagtcaTCTAAAGGTTTATTATAGGCAGTCAAGTCAGTCACACACGCTCTCAATCTACTCTTCTTTCTTTGGATGTTGTATATTAGTTCAATGCCTCTGCTGCAAGCATGTTTCTCTTGAGACTTGGgacttttttaatttatgtggCAGTATTTGTCCTTTTTCTTGGAGATGGGTTTagttttttattgtttagatttGTTGGTCCTTGATGCTTGGATATGATTTGATGGTTTAAAATTAAAGAAAGTGTGCATTCTCAGTTTCAGACAACAGAGAAAGGACATGTACACTTTTCTGATACAAAGGGAATTGATTATCAAAAATCATATGCATAAATGGCTGAGTAAATTAGTGGGTTAGGTTGTACGACGCTCTTACCCTTCAAACACCTcgctcatcttcttcttcaaactaTATCTGGATTCAGACTCTCAGAGCTGATTTGATCCCAGAGAGATAAGAAAGtgctctctttcttcttcccgCTCGCTAGCAGGGGAGTCAAAAACGCAGCGTTTGGTTCTTCCGTTCTGTTTTTTTATAcgttaaaaagaatatttttttagaatatacgAACATGTCCAATGCTGAATTATTGTTTACTGTTCTATACGATTTTATAATAGCGATTGCTTCATCGACAGGTGTTGCCAAACCGTTGACTCTACAGATATCTACGAAACTACCCTTTAGGAGTCGTACAAACATAGAGGATCATCCCGAACACACTGAGGGTATTTCGGGTCATTTATCAATAAACAAAATAGGAAGCGAGGGAAGGTCCAAATCTGAACGAATTCTGATGATAACATTTTTATACAACGCGT
This Raphanus sativus cultivar WK10039 unplaced genomic scaffold, ASM80110v3 Scaffold0825, whole genome shotgun sequence DNA region includes the following protein-coding sequences:
- the LOC108825791 gene encoding transmembrane emp24 domain-containing protein p24delta10; translated protein: MFLRSQKLWTVVAFMILVISSRVAHSLHFDLHSGRTKCIAEDIKSNSMTVGKYSVDNPHEGHDLPQSHKISVKVTSSNGNAYHHADQVATGQFAFSAVEAGDYMACFSAVDHKPEVTLSIDFEWRTGVQSKSWATVAKKSQVETMEFDVKSLLDTVNSIHEEMFYLREREEQMQDLNRSTNTKMAWLSLLSLFVCIGVAAMQYVHLKTFFEKKKVI